A window of the Henckelia pumila isolate YLH828 chromosome 3, ASM3356847v2, whole genome shotgun sequence genome harbors these coding sequences:
- the LOC140888482 gene encoding putative disease resistance protein At3g14460, with product MDILFNNRYTKDCIRYCSLFPTTFEFTKDILVSLWIAQGWTTAGNDAFIEEACIQCFDILLKGRYIVPTGYDPHGDRIKYKVGEEMDAFLQDHLIRPQFSKELDGNYIEDFKLQHLSLSFKDIGQINFQIIKNLNRLQTLIIHGCYGFKATHLPFDLFRELKSLRILSISHTDVVELPSSIECSKELRYLDMSETPIRWLPESICNLSNLQTLELDNCLGLIRLPKRVKQLINLRHLILDIPRQLQSMPEGLGKLSKLRTLRAFFVGEEDGYTINELKQMNKLSGSLRILKLENIKTPEQAADASLCSKQDLKKIELQWSDLQDEINRDEEEILTRLEPPLGIQELKILYYSGGKLPSWIGNPSFSEMVSITLHKCRYCTSLPFLGQLPSLKFLNIIGMDEVKDVNKLFCGGKGINQHQPSFPALDKLTLDSMPELEIWTTEIRIGDFPCLMNLTIESCPKINCLPSLSNLKSLMHMEISYCPELSCLPDGRLPSTLESLMIRDSPKLNERCSNSQGEDWPKIAHVPIFYIDNMEVHTK from the coding sequence ATGGACATATTGTTTAATAACAGATACACGAAGGACTGCATTAGATATTGTTCATTATTTCCAACCACATTCGAATTCACTAAGGACATTCTAGTTTCGCTATGGATAGCCCAAGGGTGGACAACAGCAGGAAACGATGCATTCATCGAGGAAGCTTGCATTCAGTGCTTTGATATATTGTTGAAGGGCAGATACATTGTTCCCACGGGGTATGATCCTCATGGTGATAGGATAAAATACAAGGTTGGTGAAGAGATGGATGCATTCCTTCAAGATCATCTCATACGACCTCAGTTTTCAAAAGAATTGGATGGTAATTACATCGAGGACTTCAAACTTCAACATTTGTCCTTGTCCTTTAAGGATATTGGCCAAATCAATTTTCAgatcataaaaaatttgaatcgTCTACAGACTCTCATAATTCATGGTTGCTACGGTTTTAAAGCAACACACTTACCTTTTGATCTGTTTCGGGAGCTAAAGTCATTGAGGATCTTAAGTATAAGTCATACTGATGTGGTGGAATTGCCAAGTTCTATTGAATGTTCAAAGGAGTTGCGATATCTTGATATGTCTGAGACACCTATTAGATGGTTGCCCGAGTCGATATGCAATCTCAGCAATTTGCAGACTTTAGAACTTGATAATTGTTTAGGCCTCATTCGTCTGCCTAAACGCGTGAAACAGTTGATTAACCTGCGTCATTTGATTCTAGACATCCCTCGCCAGTTGCAATCAATGCCGGAAGGTCTCGGAAAGTTGTCCAAGTTACGCACTTTAAGGGCATTTTTCGTTGGCGAAGAAGATGGCTATACCATAAATGAGTTGAAGCAAATGAATAAATTGAGTGGATCACTTCGGATTTTGAAACTTGAAAACATTAAAACCCCTGAGCAGGCTGCAGATGCTTCTCTTTGCAGCAAACAAGACCTCAAAAAGATTGAATTGCAGTGGAGTGATTTACAAGATGAGATTAATCGAGATGAAGAGGAAATACTAACACGTCTCGAGCCACCGTTGGGTATCCAGGAGCTAAAAATACTCTATTACAGCGGAGGAAAACTTCCTAGTTGGATAGGCAATCCATCTTTTAGTGAAATGGTTAGTATTACCCTCCACAAGTGTAGATACTGCACCAGCCTTCCGTTTCTTGGACAATTGCCATCTCTAAAATTCCTCAATATCATTGGAATGGATGAGGTGAAAGATGTCAACAAACTCTTTTGTGGGGGAAAAGGTATTAATCAGCATCAACCCTCGTTTCCAGCGCTCGACAAGCTGACACTCGATTCCATGCCCGAATTGGAAATATGGACGACAGAAATAAGAATAGGAGACTTTCCCTGTCTCATGAATCTCACTATTGAGTCTTGTCCGAAAATCAACTGTCTTCCTAGTCTCTCGAATTTGAAATCTCTAATGCATATGGAAATAAGCTACTGCCCGGAGCTATCATGTTTGCCTGATGGGAGACTGCCATCAACGCTTGAATCTTTGATGATCAGAGATTCTCCGAAGTTAAATGAGCGCTGCAGTAACAGTCAAGGTGAAGATTGGCCCAAGATTGCTCATGTACCTATTTTTTATATCGACAATATGGAGGTTCACACGAAATAG
- the LOC140892660 gene encoding uncharacterized protein isoform X1, with the protein MTQVPVEIPETVSGSGGSRRFVDLRGVQWRVDLGILPSSPSSSIDDLRRVTANSRRRYAALRRQLLVDTHVPKDGSNSPDLVMDNPLSQNPDSMWGRFFKNAELERMIDQDLARLYPERGSYFQSSECQGMLRRMLLLWCLRHPEYGYRQGMHELLAPLLYVLHVDVERLSEVRKAHEDHFADKFDSFSFHENDLTYKFDFKKFSESSENWNGFEKNSGKSGSPSERDPEIQTIVLLTDAYGAEGDLGIVISDKFMEHDAYSMFDALMNGAGGVVAMAEFFSPLTFSRANTGIPPVIEASGSLYHLLSVVDSSLHSHLIELGVEPQYFALRWLRVLFGREFYLEDLLVIWDEIFSHENAKFIKATDSNEESYSGVLCSSRGGFISAFAVSMMLNLRSSLLATNNATTCLQRLLNFSDTVNLVKLIKKAKSLQGLAVEANKSNSLIIHSGLHDSRKSTNHRGHSLSLDLAASPQTSLNMVPVKILRGAFKMKGWLNPPTDESTGETNKAPKPPLVVEASTHESSIVGFYEQFSQIKNWLTDSTHDRLQVLNIVGMAGIGKTTLARILFEPAATDYKFKIHVWASPSVSRTNNVQTVIRGILDSIRPKEDEVLDDKSIEQLTGILHRSLKGMRYLIVLDDVWDIQLWDDIKTSFPDDYTRSRIILTTRLTEMDFEDQLCRTHRMRLLTPNYSWTLFCMKVFGEEKCPQELKYDAKHISGNCGGLPLAIVVIGGLLSKVSRNKDDWQLIASSTNSMVTSTEELKEILSLGYKYLPLHLRACFRYMIIFLVEDYELAVARLVRLWIDEGLVDQLGSKSLEEVADEYLKDLIDRGLVMVCKRNENGDAETCGISSIWKDYFMAENPDILQILLSPHQKRAWKIFQEPIAKVFP; encoded by the exons ATGACACAGGTCCCGGTGGAGATACCGGAAACGGTGTCGGGTTCCGGAGGTTCACGTCGGTTTGTAGACCTCCGAGGGGTCCAATGGCGCGTAGATTTGGGGATTTTACCATCTTCTCCTTCTTCATCCATCGATGACCTTCGCCGGGTTACGGCCAATTCTCGTAGAAG gTACGCTGCTTTAAGGAGACAACTTCTGGTTGATACCCATGTCCCAAAAGATGGAAGCAATTCTCCCGATCTTGTCATGGACAATCCCCTTTCGCAAAACCCAG ACAGCATGTGGGGTCGCTTTTTCAAGAATGCGGAATTGGAGAGAATGATTGATCAGGATTTGGCACGGTTGTATCCAGAAAGAGGCAGCTATTTCCAGAGTAGTGAATGCCAAGGCATGTTGAGGCGAATGCTGTTGCTTTGGTGCCTTAGACATCCAGAGTATGGTTACAGACAAG GGATGCACGAACTATTGGCTCCACTTTTGTATGTTCTTCATGTTGATGTCGAACGCCTCTCGGAAGTGAGAAAAGCTCATGAAGATCACTTTGCTGATAAATTTGATAGCTTTTCATTTCATGAAAATGACTTGACTTATAAGTTTGATTTTAAGAAATTCTCTGAATCCTCCGAAAATTGGAACGGGTTCGAAAAGAATTCTGGAAAATCTGGTAGTCCCAGTGAACGTGATCCAGAGATACAAACCATTGTGTTATTAACCGATGCCTATGGAGCAGAAGGTGACCTTGGAATCGTAATATCAGATAAATTTATGGAACACGACGCTTATTCTATGTTTGATGCCTTAATGAATGGTGCTGGAGGTGTCGTTGCCATGGCTGAGTTTTTCTCTCCTTTAACTTTTAGCCGTGCCAATACCGGAATTCCACCGGTGATTGAAGCTTCTGGTTCGCTATATCATTTACTTTCCGTTGTCGATTCATCTCTTCATAGCCATCTTATTGAATTAGGGGTTGAACCCCAATATTTTGCTCTCCGCTGGCTACGAGTGCTATTTGGACGCGAATTTTATCTGGAAGACCTTCTGGTCATCTGGGACGAAATTTTTTCCCATGAAAATGCTAAGTTTATTAAAGCGACTGACTCTAATGAAGAATCTTATTCTGGAGTCCTCTGCTCGTCAAGGGGGGGATTCATTTCTGCTTTTGCGGTTTCCATGATGCttaatttgagatcttcattgCTTGCCACTAATAATGCTACCACCTGTCTTCAAagattattgaatttttctGATACTGTAAATCTTGTGAAACTTATAAAAAAGGCAAAATCCTTGCAAGGACTGGCAGTAGAAGCAAACAAATCGAATTCCCTGATTATTCATTCTGGATTACATGATTCAAGAAAGTCTACGAACCACAGGGGTCATAGCCTTTCTCTAGATCTGGCTGCTTCTCCTCAAACGTCTCTGAATATGGTGCCAGTAAAG ATTTTACGAGGCGCCTTCAAAATGAAGGGATGGCTTAATCCACCGACCGATGAATCCACTGGAGAAACGAACAAGGCGCCAAAGCCTCCTTTGGTTGTTGAGGCATCGACTCACGAAAGTTCTATAGTTGGATTCTATGAACAGTTTTCACAAATTAAGAATTGGCTGACTGATTCAACTCATGATCGACTCCAAGTCTTGAACATTGTCGGGATGGCTGGGATCGGCAAGACTACTCTCGCGAGAATTTTGTTTGAGCCGGCAGCTACTGATTACAAGTTCAAAATTCATGTTTGGGCATCACCGTCTGTATCTCGAACAAATAATGTGCAAACAGTGATCAGGGGCATTCTAGATTCCATAAGACCCAAGGAAGATGAAGTACTGGATGACAAGAGCATTGAACAATTAACAGGTATTCTACACAGAAGTTTGAAGGGTATGAGGTACCTCATTGTGTTGGATGATGTGTGGGATATCCAGCTCTGGGATGATATCAAAACATCATTTCCTGATGACTACACAAGGAGCCGAATCATTTTGACGACTAGGCTAACGGAGATGGATTTTGAAGACCAGTTGTGCAGGACTCATCGCATGAGGCTTCTTACGCCCAACTATAGCTGGACTCTTTTTTGTATGAAGGTGTTTGGCGAAGAAAAATGCCCACAAGAGCTTAAGTATGATGCAAAACATATTTCAGGGAATTGTGGAGGACTTCCCCTAGCAATTGTTGTGATTGGTGGTCTCCTCTCCAAAGTTAGTAGGAATAAAGATGACTGGCAGCTTATAGCAAGTTCTACGAACTCAATGGTGACTTCAACGGAAGAACTGAAGGAGATTTTGTCCTTGGGCTATAAGTACTTGCCACTTCACCTGAGAGCATGCTTTCGTTACATGATAATCTTCTTGGTGGAAGATTATGAGCTGGCAGTCGCTCGACTCGTGAGGCTTTGGATTGATGAGGGACTGGTGGACCAACTTGGTTCTAAGAGTCTCGAAGAGGTGGCTGATGAGTATTTGAAAGATCTAATTGACAGAGGTCTCGTTATGGTATGCAAGCGAAATGAAAATGGTGATGCTGAAACGTGTGGCATTTCTAGTATCTGGAAGGACTACTTCATGGCTGAGAACCCAGACATTCTTCAG ATTTTACTCTCACCACACCAAAAGAGGGCATGGAAGATCTTCCAAGAACCTATAGCGAAGGTGTTTCCATGA
- the LOC140892660 gene encoding uncharacterized protein isoform X2, with protein MTQVPVEIPETVSGSGGSRRFVDLRGVQWRVDLGILPSSPSSSIDDLRRVTANSRRRYAALRRQLLVDTHVPKDGSNSPDLVMDNPLSQNPDSMWGRFFKNAELERMIDQDLARLYPERGSYFQSSECQGMLRRMLLLWCLRHPEYGYRQGMHELLAPLLYVLHVDVERLSEVRKAHEDHFADKFDSFSFHENDLTYKFDFKKFSESSENWNGFEKNSGKSGSPSERDPEIQTIVLLTDAYGAEGDLGIVISDKFMEHDAYSMFDALMNGAGGVVAMAEFFSPLTFSRANTGIPPVIEASGSLYHLLSVVDSSLHSHLIELGVEPQYFALRWLRVLFGREFYLEDLLVIWDEIFSHENAKFIKATDSNEESYSGVLCSSRGGFISAFAVSMMLNLRSSLLATNNATTCLQRLLNFSDTVNLVKLIKKAKSLQGLAVEANKSNSLIIHSGLHDSRKSTNHRGHSLSLDLAASPQTSLNMVPVKILRGAFKMKGWLNPPTDESTGETNKAPKPPLVVEASTHESSIVGFYEQFSQIKNWLTDSTHDRLQVLNIVGMAGIGKTTLARILFEPAATDYKFKIHVWASPSVSRTNNVQTVIRGILDSIRPKEDEVLDDKSIEQLTGILHRSLKGMRYLIVLDDVWDIQLWDDIKTSFPDDYTRSRIILTTRLTEMDFEDQLCRTHRMRLLTPNYSWTLFCMKVFGEEKCPQELKYDAKHISGNCGGLPLAIVVIGGLLSKVSRNKDDWQLIASSTNSMVTSTEELKEILSLGYKYLPLHLRACFRYMIIFLVEDYELAVARLVRLWIDEGLVDQLGSKSLEEVADEYLKDLIDRGLVMVCKRNENGDAETCGISSIWKDYFMAENPDILQYHLL; from the exons ATGACACAGGTCCCGGTGGAGATACCGGAAACGGTGTCGGGTTCCGGAGGTTCACGTCGGTTTGTAGACCTCCGAGGGGTCCAATGGCGCGTAGATTTGGGGATTTTACCATCTTCTCCTTCTTCATCCATCGATGACCTTCGCCGGGTTACGGCCAATTCTCGTAGAAG gTACGCTGCTTTAAGGAGACAACTTCTGGTTGATACCCATGTCCCAAAAGATGGAAGCAATTCTCCCGATCTTGTCATGGACAATCCCCTTTCGCAAAACCCAG ACAGCATGTGGGGTCGCTTTTTCAAGAATGCGGAATTGGAGAGAATGATTGATCAGGATTTGGCACGGTTGTATCCAGAAAGAGGCAGCTATTTCCAGAGTAGTGAATGCCAAGGCATGTTGAGGCGAATGCTGTTGCTTTGGTGCCTTAGACATCCAGAGTATGGTTACAGACAAG GGATGCACGAACTATTGGCTCCACTTTTGTATGTTCTTCATGTTGATGTCGAACGCCTCTCGGAAGTGAGAAAAGCTCATGAAGATCACTTTGCTGATAAATTTGATAGCTTTTCATTTCATGAAAATGACTTGACTTATAAGTTTGATTTTAAGAAATTCTCTGAATCCTCCGAAAATTGGAACGGGTTCGAAAAGAATTCTGGAAAATCTGGTAGTCCCAGTGAACGTGATCCAGAGATACAAACCATTGTGTTATTAACCGATGCCTATGGAGCAGAAGGTGACCTTGGAATCGTAATATCAGATAAATTTATGGAACACGACGCTTATTCTATGTTTGATGCCTTAATGAATGGTGCTGGAGGTGTCGTTGCCATGGCTGAGTTTTTCTCTCCTTTAACTTTTAGCCGTGCCAATACCGGAATTCCACCGGTGATTGAAGCTTCTGGTTCGCTATATCATTTACTTTCCGTTGTCGATTCATCTCTTCATAGCCATCTTATTGAATTAGGGGTTGAACCCCAATATTTTGCTCTCCGCTGGCTACGAGTGCTATTTGGACGCGAATTTTATCTGGAAGACCTTCTGGTCATCTGGGACGAAATTTTTTCCCATGAAAATGCTAAGTTTATTAAAGCGACTGACTCTAATGAAGAATCTTATTCTGGAGTCCTCTGCTCGTCAAGGGGGGGATTCATTTCTGCTTTTGCGGTTTCCATGATGCttaatttgagatcttcattgCTTGCCACTAATAATGCTACCACCTGTCTTCAAagattattgaatttttctGATACTGTAAATCTTGTGAAACTTATAAAAAAGGCAAAATCCTTGCAAGGACTGGCAGTAGAAGCAAACAAATCGAATTCCCTGATTATTCATTCTGGATTACATGATTCAAGAAAGTCTACGAACCACAGGGGTCATAGCCTTTCTCTAGATCTGGCTGCTTCTCCTCAAACGTCTCTGAATATGGTGCCAGTAAAG ATTTTACGAGGCGCCTTCAAAATGAAGGGATGGCTTAATCCACCGACCGATGAATCCACTGGAGAAACGAACAAGGCGCCAAAGCCTCCTTTGGTTGTTGAGGCATCGACTCACGAAAGTTCTATAGTTGGATTCTATGAACAGTTTTCACAAATTAAGAATTGGCTGACTGATTCAACTCATGATCGACTCCAAGTCTTGAACATTGTCGGGATGGCTGGGATCGGCAAGACTACTCTCGCGAGAATTTTGTTTGAGCCGGCAGCTACTGATTACAAGTTCAAAATTCATGTTTGGGCATCACCGTCTGTATCTCGAACAAATAATGTGCAAACAGTGATCAGGGGCATTCTAGATTCCATAAGACCCAAGGAAGATGAAGTACTGGATGACAAGAGCATTGAACAATTAACAGGTATTCTACACAGAAGTTTGAAGGGTATGAGGTACCTCATTGTGTTGGATGATGTGTGGGATATCCAGCTCTGGGATGATATCAAAACATCATTTCCTGATGACTACACAAGGAGCCGAATCATTTTGACGACTAGGCTAACGGAGATGGATTTTGAAGACCAGTTGTGCAGGACTCATCGCATGAGGCTTCTTACGCCCAACTATAGCTGGACTCTTTTTTGTATGAAGGTGTTTGGCGAAGAAAAATGCCCACAAGAGCTTAAGTATGATGCAAAACATATTTCAGGGAATTGTGGAGGACTTCCCCTAGCAATTGTTGTGATTGGTGGTCTCCTCTCCAAAGTTAGTAGGAATAAAGATGACTGGCAGCTTATAGCAAGTTCTACGAACTCAATGGTGACTTCAACGGAAGAACTGAAGGAGATTTTGTCCTTGGGCTATAAGTACTTGCCACTTCACCTGAGAGCATGCTTTCGTTACATGATAATCTTCTTGGTGGAAGATTATGAGCTGGCAGTCGCTCGACTCGTGAGGCTTTGGATTGATGAGGGACTGGTGGACCAACTTGGTTCTAAGAGTCTCGAAGAGGTGGCTGATGAGTATTTGAAAGATCTAATTGACAGAGGTCTCGTTATGGTATGCAAGCGAAATGAAAATGGTGATGCTGAAACGTGTGGCATTTCTAGTATCTGGAAGGACTACTTCATGGCTGAGAACCCAGACATTCTTCAG tacCATCTTTTGTGA